A single window of Candidatus Eisenbacteria bacterium DNA harbors:
- a CDS encoding SPFH domain-containing protein, producing the protein MREKAASSAPGIPMLLFLFVMFAASIFMLISMARVENLAGILASVAILIASSVSFGGLRVVNPNEAHVVTLFGRYTGSLRLPGMWWINPFSTTKRISMRVRNFESSKLKVNDADGNPIEIGAVVVWQVVDSAEALFQVDNYQEFMSVQSEAALRNLATSHPYDARDEKILSLRMASAEMNDALRHEVQSRLDKAGVQVVEARISHLAYAPEIAGAMLRRQQASAVVSARKTIVQGAVGMVEMALEELSKKHVVQLDEERKAAMVSNMLVVLCSEHSVQPVVNTGTLYH; encoded by the coding sequence ATCCGCGAGAAGGCCGCCTCGTCTGCGCCTGGAATCCCGATGTTGCTGTTCCTGTTCGTGATGTTCGCCGCTTCGATCTTCATGCTGATCTCGATGGCGCGCGTCGAGAACCTCGCCGGCATCCTCGCCTCGGTCGCGATCCTGATCGCCTCGAGCGTGAGCTTCGGCGGGCTGCGCGTGGTCAATCCGAACGAGGCGCACGTCGTCACGCTGTTCGGTCGGTACACCGGATCGCTGCGACTGCCCGGCATGTGGTGGATCAATCCGTTCTCGACCACCAAGCGAATCTCGATGCGCGTTCGCAACTTCGAGAGCTCGAAGCTCAAGGTCAACGATGCCGACGGCAACCCGATCGAGATCGGCGCCGTGGTGGTGTGGCAGGTGGTCGATTCGGCCGAGGCGCTGTTCCAGGTCGACAACTACCAGGAGTTCATGAGCGTCCAGAGCGAAGCCGCCCTGCGCAATCTGGCGACCTCGCATCCGTATGACGCACGCGACGAGAAGATCCTGTCGCTGCGGATGGCCAGCGCCGAGATGAACGACGCGCTGCGCCACGAAGTGCAATCGCGCCTCGACAAAGCGGGCGTGCAGGTGGTCGAGGCTCGCATCAGCCACCTCGCCTACGCTCCCGAGATCGCCGGCGCGATGCTGCGTCGCCAGCAGGCGAGCGCCGTGGTCTCGGCGCGAAAGACGATCGTGCAGGGTGCCGTCGGCATGGTCGAGATGGCGCTCGAGGAGCTGTCGAAGAAGCACGTGGTGCAGCTCGACGAGGAACGCAAGGCCGCGATGGTCAGCAACATGCTGGTCGTGCTGTGCAGCGAACACTCCGTCCAGCCGGTCGTCAACACCGGCACGCTCTACCACTAG